In the Candidatus Electrothrix rattekaaiensis genome, one interval contains:
- a CDS encoding PIN domain-containing protein has translation MILCDTNILIEFYKNNPQITEELRRIGPNRLAISAITQAELYFGALNKAELQRIKDFRFISGLSLYRPKA, from the coding sequence ATGATCCTCTGTGACACCAACATCCTGATCGAGTTCTACAAAAATAATCCGCAGATTACAGAAGAACTGCGCCGGATCGGCCCGAACCGCCTAGCGATCAGCGCGATTACCCAGGCCGAACTGTATTTCGGTGCCTTGAACAAAGCAGAATTACAGCGCATCAAAGATTTTCGCTTCATTTCCGGTTTAAGCTTATATCGTCCGAAAGCGTGA
- the rpoN gene encoding RNA polymerase factor sigma-54 has product MSLELRQQVKLTQKLVMTQQLRQAIKLLQLNRLELTNALHEEMSQNPMLEEVVDIQESVSNPDALSAEEVQVSAESAATSQVTGDDPKNVVEVDWEDYSNNFDSDFSFAKEAPPADAPSQFDFISAAPGLLSFLEWQLSHIKLDETDQDLAIFILGSLNGYGFFEASIEDICDYAGCSHEEAEGMLRLVQSLDPPGVAARNLRESLLLQLERKGMEEDLAYMLVAEHLNELQTHNFTKIAANIDYTAREVRNAFAVITSLTPYPGNEYSNEQTNYVVPDVYLYKLDGEFIIQLNNDGLPRLQISTEYQELIKDKDKMGAESKGYLAEQKRHAQNFINSVHYRQNSIYKVMRSLLKFQHDFFEKGPGYLKPLVLNDVAQDIGLHESTVSRITSNKYVHTPQGLYELKYFFSSAVSTTEGNLVASEAIRNRIRQIIQQEAPEKPLSDNAISELLEKEGVKVARRTVAKYRDQMKILPVKHRRKSR; this is encoded by the coding sequence ATGAGTCTTGAACTCCGACAGCAAGTAAAACTTACCCAAAAATTAGTTATGACGCAGCAACTGCGTCAGGCTATTAAACTTCTGCAGCTAAATCGCTTGGAACTGACCAATGCACTGCACGAAGAAATGTCACAGAACCCCATGCTGGAAGAGGTGGTGGATATCCAGGAAAGCGTCAGTAATCCTGATGCGTTATCCGCTGAGGAGGTTCAGGTTTCTGCTGAGTCGGCAGCCACGTCCCAGGTGACCGGAGATGATCCGAAAAACGTGGTCGAGGTTGATTGGGAAGATTACAGCAATAATTTTGATTCTGATTTCTCCTTTGCCAAGGAAGCCCCACCTGCTGACGCTCCGTCGCAGTTTGATTTTATCTCAGCCGCTCCCGGCCTACTTTCCTTTCTGGAATGGCAGCTTTCTCATATTAAACTTGACGAAACAGATCAGGATCTAGCCATATTTATCCTCGGAAGCCTGAACGGGTATGGCTTTTTTGAAGCATCTATCGAGGATATCTGTGACTATGCAGGGTGCAGCCATGAGGAGGCCGAAGGAATGCTGCGCTTAGTGCAAAGTCTTGATCCTCCGGGAGTAGCTGCACGTAATCTCCGCGAATCCTTGTTGCTCCAGCTGGAGCGCAAGGGGATGGAAGAGGATTTGGCCTATATGCTCGTTGCTGAACATCTGAATGAGTTGCAGACGCATAATTTTACCAAGATCGCGGCTAATATTGACTATACCGCCCGTGAGGTCCGCAACGCCTTTGCTGTGATTACCTCGTTAACGCCATACCCTGGTAATGAATACAGTAATGAGCAGACCAACTATGTTGTTCCTGATGTGTACCTGTATAAACTGGATGGTGAATTCATTATTCAGCTCAACAACGACGGATTGCCCCGGTTGCAGATATCTACAGAGTACCAGGAGCTTATAAAGGATAAAGACAAGATGGGGGCCGAATCCAAGGGGTATTTGGCAGAACAGAAGCGGCATGCACAAAATTTTATCAACTCGGTGCATTATCGACAGAATTCGATCTACAAGGTCATGAGGAGTTTGCTTAAATTTCAACATGATTTTTTTGAAAAAGGGCCGGGTTATCTGAAGCCGCTTGTCCTTAATGATGTAGCACAGGATATCGGACTTCATGAGTCGACGGTTAGCCGAATTACCTCAAATAAATATGTGCATACCCCTCAGGGGCTTTATGAGCTGAAGTATTTTTTCTCCAGTGCGGTTTCGACAACTGAAGGGAATTTGGTAGCCTCTGAAGCGATAAGAAATCGTATCAGGCAGATTATTCAGCAGGAGGCACCGGAAAAACCGCTCAGTGATAATGCTATTTCTGAGCTGTTAGAAAAGGAGGGGGTGAAAGTTGCCCGGAGAACAGTGGCAAAGTACAGGGATCAGATGAAAATTCTTCCGGTTAAGCATCGTCGTAAGAGTCGTTAG
- the lptA gene encoding lipopolysaccharide transport periplasmic protein LptA, which translates to MRFFLSPSRKNLQAAIILGILLLATSSGFCQNDDDPINIEADRMISQEEKNSVVFIGNVDASQGKVNIRTDEMTIYYQPNDPKKPKDQSRQVEKMICIGKVKITQEDWLGTGDRMDYFADARKVILHGNAKTWQGKNMVSGKTITYYLDEKRSEVESPDTVLGKGKKQGRVKATIIPSSDKKKK; encoded by the coding sequence ATGCGTTTTTTTCTGTCACCATCTCGAAAAAATCTTCAGGCGGCTATCATCTTAGGTATTCTTCTGCTGGCTACCAGCTCGGGATTCTGTCAAAATGATGATGATCCGATTAATATTGAAGCGGATCGCATGATTTCCCAGGAAGAGAAAAATTCTGTCGTTTTTATTGGTAATGTTGATGCAAGTCAGGGTAAGGTAAACATCCGCACTGATGAGATGACGATTTATTATCAGCCGAATGACCCGAAGAAACCGAAAGATCAGTCCCGTCAGGTGGAGAAAATGATCTGTATTGGTAAAGTTAAGATAACCCAGGAAGACTGGCTTGGTACTGGTGATCGGATGGACTATTTTGCCGATGCACGTAAGGTAATTTTGCATGGAAATGCTAAGACGTGGCAGGGAAAAAATATGGTTTCAGGAAAAACTATTACCTATTATCTTGATGAAAAACGTTCCGAGGTGGAAAGTCCTGATACGGTCCTCGGAAAAGGGAAAAAACAGGGACGGGTTAAAGCAACGATTATCCCCTCCTCTGATAAGAAAAAGAAATAA
- a CDS encoding methylenetetrahydrofolate reductase C-terminal domain-containing protein has product MIVAERKPLAEIIEMVQDCKKILVLACRGCVTVCSAGGEREAEILASLIRLGLKKAGKNAEVFDASLVRQCDKEYIDAIDQFKGQYDAIVSTACGVGVNFIANLRPEDNVFPALNTTFFGGSAEQGIWSEQCAGCGDCVLHFTGGLCPVARCAKSLMNGPCGGSVDGRCEIHPEVDCVWQMIYDRMGNLQRQEELTASAPMRDWSTSRHGGPRKQVREDLTV; this is encoded by the coding sequence ATGATTGTTGCTGAACGGAAGCCTTTGGCTGAAATAATAGAGATGGTTCAGGATTGTAAAAAGATTCTGGTACTGGCCTGTCGGGGCTGTGTAACAGTCTGCTCAGCAGGCGGAGAGCGGGAGGCAGAGATTTTGGCCTCGCTTATTCGGCTTGGCCTGAAAAAGGCAGGAAAAAATGCTGAGGTCTTTGATGCTTCTCTGGTTCGTCAATGCGATAAAGAATATATAGACGCTATTGATCAGTTTAAAGGGCAGTACGATGCGATTGTCTCCACGGCCTGCGGCGTTGGCGTGAATTTTATTGCGAATCTGCGACCTGAAGATAATGTTTTTCCAGCCTTGAATACCACTTTTTTTGGCGGTTCTGCTGAGCAGGGTATCTGGAGTGAACAATGCGCCGGTTGCGGCGACTGCGTTCTCCATTTTACCGGCGGTTTGTGTCCGGTGGCTCGCTGTGCGAAGAGCCTGATGAACGGCCCGTGCGGCGGTTCTGTGGACGGACGCTGCGAGATTCATCCCGAGGTCGATTGCGTCTGGCAGATGATCTATGATCGTATGGGGAATCTGCAACGTCAGGAAGAACTGACAGCATCAGCACCTATGCGTGATTGGTCCACATCCAGGCATGGTGGTCCACGTAAGCAGGTGAGAGAGGATCTCACTGTGTAG
- the lptB gene encoding LPS export ABC transporter ATP-binding protein, which translates to MEPISILETRNLVKEYRARRVVDQVNLQVQNGSIVGLLGPNGAGKTTTFYSIVGFIRPTSGAIFLDKREIQELPIHRRASRGITYLAQEPSVFKKLTVEENVRIVLEPLGLTRNEINNRISELMAELKIEYLAKNKGHALSGGERRRVEIMRALATRPRFILLDEPFAGVDPLSVADLQQIIRGLKAKGLGVLISDHNVRETLQVCDFAYIMNAGQILTSGVADDIIQSELAKKMYLGENFTM; encoded by the coding sequence ATGGAACCCATCTCCATCCTAGAAACCAGGAATCTGGTCAAGGAGTATCGCGCCCGACGGGTGGTGGATCAGGTGAATCTGCAAGTGCAGAACGGCTCTATAGTTGGTCTGTTAGGCCCGAACGGTGCTGGTAAGACCACCACCTTTTACTCCATTGTCGGTTTTATCCGACCGACATCAGGGGCGATCTTTCTTGATAAGAGAGAAATTCAGGAACTTCCTATTCATCGTCGTGCATCTAGGGGGATTACTTATCTGGCCCAGGAGCCGTCGGTTTTTAAAAAATTAACGGTTGAAGAAAATGTTCGGATTGTCCTTGAGCCGCTGGGGTTAACTCGTAATGAAATTAATAATCGCATTAGCGAGTTAATGGCTGAACTCAAGATAGAATATTTGGCTAAGAATAAAGGGCATGCTCTTTCCGGTGGTGAGAGAAGAAGGGTGGAGATTATGCGGGCCTTGGCTACTCGACCCCGTTTTATTCTGCTTGATGAGCCCTTTGCTGGCGTTGATCCCCTTTCTGTTGCTGATTTACAGCAGATTATTCGAGGATTGAAGGCGAAAGGGCTGGGCGTTTTAATTTCAGATCATAATGTTCGAGAAACATTGCAGGTATGCGATTTTGCCTATATAATGAATGCAGGGCAAATTCTTACCAGCGGCGTAGCTGATGATATTATTCAGAGTGAATTGGCTAAGAAAATGTATCTTGGCGAAAATTTTACTATGTAA
- a CDS encoding NACHT domain-containing protein: MIEGLLLSWGATAAWSVFGPVLENLAQDAAKSYVGKCFGSVLSPLNRKPLTKATGLAVKELLKLLEDELLDADLETRELEAMRDVVADFLEQEPVQQAIGSLFLEPGYHLDPALFVKAWQDTPDAPALPEDFSWKRISKRFSRKVEAIREDSAELRETFARLRSAKDSEDWQKGRDLPPEFDLDKYAEALVERFASLSLDSLDTDGAAYNAVRLWNVFVPQSIRECQNYRPQLLELPKEEQQRLIQQGEVDAREFEQLERERHDLRRAYFDQTPRPVLEVCADLQLPRLVILGDPGSGKSSLLRFLALEWARDEDANRRYTAPLPLLIELRDYNQWNCPNGKGFVSYLHHARTWHRLNQQTLDALLKIPGRVVLLLDGLDEIFDPKEREQAINDIHRFSNDYPDTRIILTSRVVGYKAQRLRGAGFQDFMLQDLDEEQIEQFLNLWHETTFTDTNEAERKRERLAKAIKDSRPIKLLAGNPLLLTLMAIINRHEELPRNRVELYEKAAKLLLQNWDTGRHLQNYPDLKARIRFWAKAEILRKVAMEMQTGGKKAANLIQGDKLIVLIADYLKETFGNELLKDHPRSVAEVLVRQLRERNFILCFLGGDSYAFVHRTFLEYFCAAEYVDQFKERQTLKIDDLLALYDQHCRDDDWQEVLRLICGQLDEQFAGRIIAHLTDKVDMEAWNGEIPPPELVLAVWCLSEVKNLKRIEKKVGADLLLKVIDCFLLGQAGYYSGPDDFIDFSEGLSAAAKTVGSEWPGKSTFRFCGQYPDYEFSTYQSEWPFFIAAVFQQREWIENLVRKNLDDRVSYPLAALVKYWPDDKTRQLIIQNIFSDHKGVIIYSNHPSSVALKLLVQEWPDYNTWRLLTELILQDEREWLCCWALELLADHWPDNDTRQLIKKQILVNGAAASLYGKEHSRFGRLVFYDSSTILAFGYLNPRQPIPTEHIQKAAKEANIPPDKIDEAVRSLSKHMGWDITKGSEAGKLP, from the coding sequence ATGATTGAAGGATTACTGTTAAGTTGGGGTGCCACAGCTGCATGGTCGGTCTTCGGGCCGGTGCTGGAAAATCTGGCCCAAGATGCGGCCAAGAGCTATGTGGGTAAATGCTTCGGCAGCGTATTGTCGCCCCTGAACCGCAAGCCGCTGACCAAGGCAACCGGTCTCGCAGTGAAAGAGCTGCTCAAGCTGCTGGAAGATGAATTGCTGGACGCAGATCTGGAGACCCGCGAGCTGGAGGCGATGCGTGATGTCGTTGCCGACTTTCTGGAGCAGGAGCCTGTGCAGCAGGCCATCGGCAGCCTCTTCCTGGAACCGGGCTATCATCTTGATCCGGCCCTTTTTGTCAAAGCGTGGCAGGATACTCCTGATGCCCCGGCCCTGCCAGAGGATTTTTCCTGGAAGCGAATCAGCAAACGTTTCAGCCGCAAGGTAGAGGCTATCCGGGAGGATTCAGCGGAACTGCGGGAGACCTTTGCCCGTCTGCGTTCGGCGAAGGACAGCGAGGATTGGCAGAAAGGGCGTGACCTGCCGCCGGAGTTTGATCTGGACAAGTATGCCGAAGCTTTGGTGGAACGTTTTGCCAGCCTCAGTTTGGACAGCTTGGATACTGACGGTGCAGCCTATAATGCGGTCCGCCTCTGGAACGTTTTTGTGCCCCAGTCCATCCGGGAATGCCAGAATTATCGGCCTCAGCTTCTGGAATTACCCAAGGAAGAACAGCAACGCCTGATTCAGCAGGGTGAGGTCGATGCCCGTGAATTTGAGCAGCTGGAACGGGAACGCCACGATCTGCGACGGGCCTATTTTGATCAGACCCCCCGCCCGGTCTTGGAGGTCTGCGCTGACCTGCAACTGCCCCGGCTGGTGATTCTCGGCGATCCCGGTTCCGGCAAATCTTCGCTCCTCCGCTTTCTGGCTCTGGAATGGGCACGGGACGAGGATGCCAACCGCCGCTACACTGCGCCCCTACCTTTACTCATCGAACTGCGCGATTATAATCAGTGGAATTGCCCCAACGGTAAGGGCTTTGTCTCGTATCTCCATCATGCCCGTACTTGGCATCGTCTTAATCAACAGACCCTTGATGCCTTGCTTAAAATACCGGGCCGGGTTGTGCTCCTGCTGGACGGTCTGGACGAGATCTTTGATCCCAAGGAGCGGGAGCAGGCCATCAACGATATCCACCGCTTCAGCAACGACTATCCTGATACCCGAATCATCCTGACTTCGCGGGTGGTGGGCTATAAAGCGCAGCGGCTGCGGGGTGCCGGGTTCCAGGATTTCATGCTTCAAGATCTGGATGAGGAGCAGATTGAACAATTTCTGAATCTTTGGCATGAAACCACCTTTACGGATACCAATGAGGCCGAACGCAAGAGAGAGCGCCTTGCCAAGGCGATCAAGGACTCCCGGCCCATCAAGCTGTTGGCGGGCAATCCGCTTCTGCTCACCCTGATGGCTATCATCAACCGTCATGAGGAATTGCCCCGAAACAGAGTTGAACTTTACGAGAAGGCGGCCAAGCTGCTCCTCCAGAATTGGGACACTGGACGGCATCTGCAAAATTATCCTGACCTAAAGGCAAGAATCCGTTTCTGGGCAAAAGCAGAAATCTTGCGCAAGGTTGCTATGGAAATGCAGACTGGCGGGAAGAAGGCAGCCAATCTGATTCAGGGGGATAAGCTCATCGTCCTGATTGCGGACTATCTGAAAGAAACATTTGGAAATGAGCTGCTGAAAGATCATCCCCGTAGCGTAGCAGAGGTTTTGGTCAGACAGCTACGGGAGCGCAATTTCATCCTCTGCTTCCTCGGAGGCGACAGCTACGCTTTTGTCCACCGCACCTTTCTCGAATATTTCTGTGCGGCTGAGTATGTTGATCAGTTCAAGGAGCGGCAGACGCTAAAGATTGACGACCTGCTTGCGCTCTATGATCAGCATTGCCGCGACGACGACTGGCAGGAAGTGCTGCGCCTCATCTGCGGCCAGCTTGATGAGCAGTTTGCTGGGCGGATTATTGCGCATCTGACAGATAAAGTGGATATGGAGGCGTGGAATGGGGAGATACCTCCACCTGAATTGGTACTCGCTGTTTGGTGTTTGAGCGAAGTTAAAAATTTGAAGCGGATCGAAAAAAAGGTTGGTGCAGATTTGCTGTTGAAGGTGATTGACTGCTTTTTGCTGGGTCAAGCTGGATATTACTCAGGCCCAGATGATTTTATTGATTTTTCTGAAGGATTGAGTGCTGCCGCTAAGACTGTCGGTTCGGAATGGCCGGGGAAATCAACGTTTCGTTTTTGTGGACAGTATCCAGATTATGAATTTTCCACCTATCAAAGTGAATGGCCGTTTTTTATAGCTGCTGTTTTTCAGCAACGTGAATGGATTGAGAATCTCGTTCGTAAAAATTTAGATGACAGGGTTTCTTATCCTCTTGCCGCATTAGTGAAATATTGGCCGGATGATAAAACTCGTCAGTTAATCATTCAGAATATTTTTTCTGATCACAAAGGAGTCATCATTTATAGTAACCACCCTTCCAGTGTAGCGTTAAAATTGCTGGTACAAGAATGGCCTGATTATAATACATGGCGTCTGCTCACGGAGCTTATCCTACAGGATGAGAGGGAATGGCTTTGCTGCTGGGCCTTGGAACTGTTGGCGGACCACTGGCCCGATAATGACACCCGACAGTTGATCAAAAAACAAATCCTAGTTAATGGAGCGGCAGCATCCTTATATGGTAAAGAGCATTCTCGATTTGGCCGGCTTGTATTTTACGATTCTTCTACGATACTGGCATTTGGCTACCTCAATCCTCGCCAACCCATCCCCACCGAACACATCCAAAAAGCCGCAAAAGAAGCCAATATTCCCCCGGACAAAATAGACGAAGCCGTGCGCTCGCTTTCAAAACACATGGGCTGGGACATCACCAAGGGCAGTGAGGCCGGGAAGCTGCCGTAG
- a CDS encoding hydrogenase iron-sulfur subunit translates to MSFTPDIRLFSCHYTSQQSCADEGRELQQLNFPENVKMTRVVCTGKIEETTLLKAFEEGADGVYVVGCPADGCHNVKGSQRAAKRVEAVRSSLGELGVEQDRAKMFFLPRGLHPEFVGAAREMNELVTELGPSPFG, encoded by the coding sequence ATGAGTTTTACACCGGACATACGTTTGTTCAGCTGTCATTATACCTCCCAGCAAAGCTGTGCTGATGAGGGTCGTGAACTTCAGCAGTTAAATTTTCCTGAGAATGTCAAGATGACTCGTGTCGTCTGTACCGGGAAAATAGAGGAAACAACTCTGCTCAAGGCCTTTGAGGAGGGAGCGGACGGAGTATATGTGGTCGGATGTCCAGCTGACGGATGTCATAATGTGAAGGGCAGCCAACGGGCCGCCAAACGTGTGGAAGCGGTACGCTCATCCTTGGGTGAGCTCGGCGTGGAACAGGATCGGGCAAAAATGTTTTTTCTCCCGCGTGGACTGCATCCGGAATTCGTCGGTGCTGCTCGTGAAATGAATGAGCTTGTTACTGAACTAGGACCGTCTCCTTTTGGATAA
- a CDS encoding 4Fe-4S dicluster domain-containing protein, translating into MSKKTFEINPGFSAEVVAEPGGQHLNSCFSCGACSGACPVSQAVPDFDPRKIIHMVRMGMEERLLKSDLLWYCSGCRSCVFVCPQDVSFADIMGTLAGLALKKGYVTEEQLVEKGKAAQVQRDLCVSCLTCVRVCPWEVPKIDEGGVAAITVTDCKACGICVAECPAQAITLNESEDERLIAACGTN; encoded by the coding sequence ATGTCAAAGAAAACATTTGAAATCAATCCTGGATTCAGCGCTGAAGTGGTTGCGGAACCCGGTGGTCAGCACCTGAACTCCTGTTTTTCCTGCGGTGCCTGTTCCGGTGCCTGCCCGGTCAGTCAGGCTGTTCCTGATTTTGATCCCCGCAAGATCATCCACATGGTTCGTATGGGTATGGAGGAGCGTTTGCTCAAGTCCGATCTGCTGTGGTATTGTTCCGGTTGTCGCAGCTGCGTCTTTGTCTGTCCGCAGGATGTGAGCTTTGCCGATATCATGGGAACCTTGGCTGGTTTGGCTTTGAAAAAGGGCTATGTTACCGAAGAGCAGCTGGTGGAAAAAGGCAAGGCCGCACAGGTACAGCGTGACCTTTGTGTTTCCTGCCTGACCTGCGTTCGAGTCTGCCCGTGGGAAGTGCCCAAGATTGATGAAGGCGGAGTTGCAGCGATTACTGTTACGGACTGTAAAGCCTGCGGTATCTGCGTTGCAGAATGTCCCGCGCAGGCCATCACCCTGAATGAATCCGAGGATGAGCGGCTGATCGCCGCCTGCGGAACTAACTAA
- a CDS encoding putative addiction module antidote protein — protein sequence MSKTDTTPFDVAEHLRTPEEMAAYLEATFEEADGDAAFIAKALGDIARAQGMSQVARDAGLSRESLYKALSGERVPGFDTILKVVRALGLKLHAEINLAHG from the coding sequence ATGAGCAAAACAGACACAACCCCTTTTGATGTGGCGGAACATCTCAGAACACCGGAAGAAATGGCGGCCTATCTTGAAGCCACCTTTGAAGAGGCGGACGGGGACGCTGCATTCATCGCCAAAGCATTGGGGGATATTGCCCGTGCTCAGGGAATGTCTCAAGTGGCAAGGGATGCCGGACTGTCTCGTGAAAGCCTGTACAAGGCACTTTCCGGCGAGAGGGTTCCGGGATTTGATACAATATTGAAGGTCGTCAGGGCACTCGGTCTCAAGCTGCACGCAGAAATAAATCTTGCTCATGGGTGA
- a CDS encoding PTS sugar transporter subunit IIA: MIELTEQCIVLELESTNKEGLLGEMAGAAQKNNPKLNVETIQQVLLEREQLGSTGVGNGVAIPHGKLNGLEQCMLCFGRSTKGIGFEAKDNKPVHLVVMILSPINMAEEYLQTLARVSKLMNSESKRNKFLQAGSKKTIQQLFNPPAD; this comes from the coding sequence ATGATAGAACTCACAGAGCAATGTATAGTCCTTGAATTAGAATCTACCAATAAAGAGGGCCTTCTTGGAGAAATGGCTGGGGCTGCCCAAAAGAACAACCCAAAACTGAATGTTGAGACCATCCAACAGGTGCTGCTGGAGCGGGAGCAGCTTGGCTCGACTGGTGTCGGAAACGGTGTGGCGATTCCCCACGGAAAATTGAATGGCCTAGAGCAATGCATGCTCTGCTTTGGAAGATCAACAAAGGGAATCGGGTTTGAGGCAAAAGATAACAAACCTGTTCATCTTGTTGTGATGATTCTTTCTCCCATAAATATGGCTGAGGAGTACCTGCAGACCTTGGCCAGGGTCAGTAAATTGATGAACAGCGAGAGTAAGAGGAATAAATTTCTCCAGGCTGGCAGTAAAAAAACTATTCAGCAGCTTTTTAATCCTCCGGCAGACTAA